In Acaryochloris marina S15, a single genomic region encodes these proteins:
- the gltX gene encoding glutamate--tRNA ligase has translation MTVRVRIAPSPTGNLHIGTARTAVFNWLYARHHQGTFILRVEDTDEERSQPEYTENILEGLRWLGMEWDEGPYFQSERLDLYRNAIQKLLDQGLAYRCYCTTEELDEMRGAQKKRNEAPRYDNRHRNLTAEQEAAFQAEGRQPVIRFKIEDNQSITWKDLVRGPMHWQGRDLGGDMVVARATASGEVGQPLYNLAVVVDDMDLKITHVIRGEDHIANTAKQILLYQAFGGTVPEFAHTPLILNKEGRKLSKRDGVTSISDFQEMGFLAPSLANYMTLLGWSPPDATQEIFSLSDAAAQFDFERVNKAGAKFDWDKLDWISSQYLHELPLAELADALIPYWQAADYDFDPVADRPWVDQVTALIQPSLVRLKDVTEMTQFLFTHELTWTEDAQKQLSQEGVAVALQGVIDPLAAVEGAELSAETAKSFINSTVKENKLKKGLVMRSLRAALTGDMKGPDLMESWLLLHQRGEDLKRLQQALKIASA, from the coding sequence GTGACCGTTCGAGTTCGTATCGCCCCTAGTCCAACGGGGAACCTTCATATTGGCACTGCTAGAACTGCAGTCTTTAATTGGCTATATGCTCGCCACCACCAGGGCACCTTCATCCTTCGGGTTGAAGATACGGATGAGGAGCGATCGCAACCGGAATACACCGAAAATATTCTGGAGGGTTTGCGCTGGTTGGGGATGGAATGGGATGAAGGCCCCTATTTCCAGTCTGAACGCCTGGACTTGTATCGGAATGCGATTCAAAAGCTGCTCGATCAAGGACTCGCCTATCGCTGCTACTGCACGACAGAAGAGCTAGATGAGATGCGAGGGGCTCAAAAGAAGCGGAATGAAGCGCCTCGTTATGATAATCGGCATCGCAATTTAACAGCAGAGCAAGAGGCTGCTTTTCAGGCCGAAGGCCGTCAGCCGGTCATCCGCTTCAAGATTGAGGATAATCAGTCGATTACCTGGAAGGACTTGGTCCGCGGCCCGATGCATTGGCAGGGACGAGATCTGGGGGGCGATATGGTAGTTGCGAGAGCCACGGCCTCTGGCGAAGTGGGACAACCCCTCTATAACTTGGCGGTGGTTGTGGACGATATGGATCTGAAGATCACTCATGTGATTCGAGGAGAAGACCATATTGCCAATACGGCCAAACAGATTTTGCTGTATCAAGCCTTTGGCGGTACGGTTCCTGAATTTGCCCATACCCCTTTGATTTTGAATAAGGAGGGGCGGAAGCTTTCGAAACGAGATGGGGTGACCTCTATCTCTGATTTTCAGGAGATGGGGTTTTTGGCTCCATCCTTAGCGAACTATATGACGCTGTTGGGCTGGTCTCCCCCTGATGCGACCCAAGAAATTTTTAGCCTTAGTGATGCGGCAGCCCAGTTTGACTTTGAACGGGTGAATAAGGCGGGAGCCAAGTTTGATTGGGATAAATTGGATTGGATCAGTAGTCAATATCTGCATGAGCTGCCCCTAGCTGAGTTGGCTGATGCGTTGATTCCCTATTGGCAAGCTGCGGATTATGACTTTGATCCGGTTGCAGATCGACCTTGGGTGGACCAAGTGACGGCATTGATTCAGCCTAGTTTGGTTAGACTCAAGGATGTGACTGAGATGACGCAGTTTCTGTTTACCCATGAGCTGACCTGGACGGAGGATGCTCAAAAGCAGTTGAGTCAAGAAGGGGTGGCTGTAGCCTTGCAAGGGGTGATCGACCCGCTCGCTGCTGTGGAAGGAGCTGAATTGTCGGCAGAAACGGCGAAATCGTTTATTAATTCGACGGTGAAGGAGAACAAGCTGAAGAAGGGATTGGTGATGAGATCGCTTCGTGCTGCACTAACGGGAGATATGAAGGGGCCTGATTTGATGGAGTCTTGGTTATTGCTCCATCAGCGAGGAGAAGATTTAAAGCGGCTCCAACAAGCGCTAAAAATCGCTAGTGCATAA
- a CDS encoding extracellular solute-binding protein — MDRRSFLQTLGAVTLSQLLGACQQNNRTALQVNLLQKTLPPQLVDKFRSNSNIPLQISLKSSTQEIFAQLQKWHREDQKQPSEKSAPDDQPKLPSRLASLGDYWLPQAIQQNLIQPLSADDLSRWSDLPPRWQQLVRRDLQGHPSDEGKIWGAPYRWGATLIAYRTDKFRDLGWQPKDWSDLWRSELKGRISLLDQPREIIGLTLKKLGQSYNLDDLDSISELSQALKALNDQTLFYASNQYLEPLILGDAWAAVGWSSDILPALAREPELDAIFPASGSALWADLWVQAQPSQAINQWINYWWEDTVANNLSEFTDTVSPLLSAQLSIKSRSHRLVATPEQFEKSEFLLPLSTLTLQQYKRLWQAMRIQA; from the coding sequence ATGGATCGACGTTCTTTTTTACAGACCTTAGGTGCAGTAACCTTGAGTCAATTATTAGGGGCCTGTCAACAGAACAACCGCACCGCATTACAAGTGAATTTGTTGCAGAAGACACTCCCCCCTCAATTGGTAGATAAATTCCGCTCAAACTCTAATATTCCTTTACAAATTTCGTTAAAATCCTCTACCCAGGAAATTTTCGCTCAGCTCCAAAAATGGCACCGGGAAGATCAAAAACAACCGTCTGAAAAATCGGCCCCAGACGATCAGCCCAAGCTCCCATCCCGATTAGCCAGTCTAGGGGATTATTGGTTGCCCCAGGCTATTCAACAAAACTTGATCCAACCTCTATCTGCTGATGATCTGAGTCGATGGTCTGACTTACCCCCTCGATGGCAACAGCTGGTTCGTCGCGATCTCCAGGGCCATCCTAGCGACGAAGGTAAGATTTGGGGGGCTCCCTATCGGTGGGGGGCCACCTTGATTGCCTATCGAACCGACAAATTCAGAGATTTAGGGTGGCAACCCAAAGATTGGTCAGACTTGTGGCGATCTGAACTGAAGGGGCGCATTAGCTTGCTCGATCAACCCCGAGAAATCATTGGCCTGACTCTCAAAAAGCTAGGCCAGTCCTACAACTTAGATGACTTAGACTCCATCTCAGAACTCTCCCAAGCGCTAAAGGCCCTCAATGATCAAACCCTCTTTTATGCCTCTAACCAATATCTAGAACCCTTAATTTTGGGAGACGCCTGGGCTGCAGTGGGGTGGTCATCAGACATATTGCCAGCTCTAGCACGGGAACCCGAGTTAGATGCAATCTTTCCTGCTTCAGGCTCAGCCTTGTGGGCTGATCTATGGGTCCAGGCCCAGCCTAGTCAAGCGATTAATCAATGGATTAATTACTGGTGGGAAGACACCGTCGCCAATAATTTATCGGAATTTACAGATACCGTCTCACCCCTGTTATCCGCCCAGCTCTCAATCAAATCTCGAAGCCATCGCCTCGTTGCAACCCCTGAGCAGTTCGAAAAAAGTGAGTTCTTGTTACCCCTCTCTACCCTGACCTTGCAACAATACAAACGCCTATGGCAAGCCATGCGGATACAGGCCTAA
- a CDS encoding phthiocerol/phthiodiolone dimycocerosyl transferase family protein has protein sequence MKLIRPLSPLEEGFEIFNQIASSLNVVTISKVKGSISRQTLEHALKMAEKRHPQLQCCIDGPVGQLVFKKRVEGSVSLRVIEAVDQETWQQVVLEELNQSLNSSQSLWRTTLICHADHNISHLITTVHHAISDGISTTSLHSELLRYCGDIQDGKALPSQIPALPFLPSLEAMLPDEYKGYRGKFSGVLWLMRAVLKQFYFRPKALSFEKFVPVEERTCNIIHRQIEPRLTRALLKKCRTEKTTVQGALCAAMLLAVANHLKISEIKNLSFACRSMVDLRRRLSPAIGDEDLGGLASAVATFHSITDRTDFWQLAREVKQAIEQSLNRGEMFHILTMFNEMFNDLLVEPNQSSLTQKAPLLPSQHKIGYSDS, from the coding sequence ATGAAACTGATTCGCCCCCTATCACCTCTTGAAGAAGGGTTCGAAATCTTTAATCAGATTGCTAGTTCCCTCAATGTAGTGACGATTAGTAAAGTCAAAGGCTCTATCTCAAGACAAACACTAGAACATGCCTTAAAAATGGCTGAGAAACGTCATCCTCAGCTCCAGTGCTGTATTGATGGCCCGGTAGGTCAGTTGGTTTTCAAAAAAAGGGTTGAGGGGAGTGTTTCCCTTCGGGTAATAGAAGCTGTTGATCAGGAAACTTGGCAGCAAGTGGTTCTCGAGGAACTCAATCAATCCCTTAACAGCAGCCAATCTCTCTGGAGAACAACATTAATTTGTCACGCCGACCACAATATTAGTCATCTCATTACAACCGTGCATCATGCCATTAGTGATGGAATATCAACGACTTCACTACATTCAGAGCTACTCCGTTATTGTGGGGACATACAAGACGGAAAAGCGCTTCCATCCCAGATCCCAGCGCTCCCCTTCCTGCCCTCTCTGGAAGCAATGCTCCCCGATGAATATAAGGGATATAGAGGAAAGTTTTCTGGTGTGCTGTGGTTAATGAGAGCCGTACTAAAACAGTTTTATTTCAGACCAAAAGCACTTAGTTTCGAAAAATTTGTGCCCGTAGAAGAACGAACTTGTAATATTATTCACAGGCAAATTGAACCTAGACTGACCAGAGCCCTCTTGAAGAAATGTCGAACTGAAAAGACAACCGTTCAAGGAGCCTTATGTGCCGCCATGTTGTTGGCAGTGGCGAACCACTTAAAAATATCTGAAATAAAGAATTTATCTTTCGCTTGTCGTTCCATGGTGGATTTAAGAAGGCGTCTCTCGCCTGCCATAGGGGATGAAGACCTAGGAGGGTTAGCATCTGCGGTAGCAACCTTTCACTCCATCACTGATCGTACTGATTTCTGGCAATTAGCCAGAGAAGTAAAGCAAGCCATTGAACAAAGTCTTAACCGTGGTGAGATGTTTCATATTTTGACTATGTTTAATGAGATGTTCAACGATCTACTGGTTGAGCCTAATCAATCTTCTTTAACTCAAAAAGCCCCTTTACTCCCATCCCAGCATAAGATTGGGTATTCAGATTCTTGA